In a genomic window of Streptomyces sp. NBC_01231:
- a CDS encoding DNA cytosine methyltransferase: MSTPHPLAPEPITVLDLFSGCGGFTQGFHEFRPERVEGGGPVFRSVAAVEHDLAAAATYAVNFGDSKLNNGLPAAQVHLEDIEDWKPEEDALHAEVVVGGPPCQGFSALNRHKKGAERNRLWEEYVRIVARIRPKVFVIENVDRFLKSDEFSNLLSEVREGGRLSEYRLIDPPGHEPGEPEEKRHKRYLLNAADYGAVQARRRAIVIGVRKDVDKGRTMRYPSTTHARRPRRNTGIPAQQLDGVDMEPMYWRAVDSVFDESKVLKLRGTELPDGKEYVSAVDAFLPGIFTTGDLHFGRNPEPLSMARYRAIPKGGNRKDLRNKWYAVDRDGEIRIFDEPNPPGVKTTGYLSTTSWDNHNTGTGDVMGRLRLGEPSVTIRTEFFKPEKGRYLHPTDARPITHYEAARIQGFPLDFRWCGSKTDIARQIGNAVPIPLGTAIASAVHAYLRG; encoded by the coding sequence ATGAGCACGCCCCACCCCCTCGCCCCCGAGCCCATCACCGTCCTTGATCTTTTTTCTGGATGCGGCGGCTTCACTCAGGGGTTCCACGAGTTTCGGCCGGAGAGGGTGGAAGGTGGCGGACCCGTCTTCCGCAGCGTCGCGGCAGTCGAACACGATCTCGCTGCGGCGGCCACCTATGCCGTGAACTTCGGCGACAGCAAGCTGAACAACGGGCTTCCTGCCGCCCAGGTTCACCTCGAAGACATTGAGGACTGGAAACCGGAGGAGGATGCCCTCCATGCGGAAGTAGTGGTCGGAGGACCTCCCTGTCAGGGCTTCTCGGCCCTGAACCGCCACAAAAAGGGCGCCGAACGGAACCGCCTGTGGGAGGAATACGTTCGCATCGTTGCCAGAATTCGCCCCAAGGTCTTCGTCATCGAGAATGTCGATCGCTTCCTCAAGTCGGACGAGTTCAGCAATCTGCTCAGCGAAGTGAGGGAGGGCGGCCGGTTGTCCGAATACCGTCTGATCGATCCTCCCGGCCATGAACCGGGCGAACCGGAGGAGAAGAGGCACAAGCGCTATCTCCTCAACGCAGCGGACTACGGCGCGGTCCAAGCACGCCGACGGGCGATCGTGATCGGTGTCCGGAAAGATGTCGACAAGGGTCGCACGATGAGGTACCCGTCGACGACACATGCCCGACGCCCAAGGCGAAACACGGGCATCCCGGCTCAGCAGCTCGACGGTGTCGACATGGAACCGATGTACTGGCGAGCAGTTGACAGCGTATTCGACGAGTCAAAAGTGCTAAAACTCCGAGGCACTGAACTTCCGGACGGCAAAGAATACGTTTCCGCCGTGGACGCCTTCCTTCCCGGTATTTTCACGACTGGCGACCTCCATTTCGGCCGCAATCCGGAACCACTGTCGATGGCCAGATATCGCGCCATCCCCAAGGGCGGAAACCGCAAAGACCTGCGGAACAAGTGGTATGCGGTGGACCGGGACGGTGAAATCCGAATCTTCGACGAGCCGAACCCTCCGGGTGTGAAGACCACGGGATACCTCTCAACCACAAGTTGGGACAATCACAACACCGGCACGGGAGATGTCATGGGCCGGCTTCGGCTGGGCGAGCCGTCGGTGACCATCCGCACCGAGTTCTTCAAGCCGGAGAAGGGCCGTTACCTCCACCCAACTGACGCTCGCCCAATCACCCACTATGAGGCCGCCCGCATACAGGGCTTCCCGCTCGACTTCCGCTGGTGCGGCTCGAAGACCGATATCGCCCGACAAATCGGCAATGCTGTACCCATCCCGCTCGGCACTGCCATTGCCTCGGCCGTGCACGCCTACCTGCGCGGCTGA
- a CDS encoding ATP-binding protein — protein sequence MIQEACVSRKPWDLAFTAEPEEVGALRRIMRLHLGAWGLHDVTDVAQLCVSELVSNVITHVGPGTPVRLMVSMNSTHLRIEVHDPDTRALPTLMEAGSDSEGGRGMALVDAVADRWGVLLRPDRKVTWCELETGLVAPNGHVGGAAVTRAEALLSLYAAARLPRQVTSGTLSSALAEEAVIHAITDFLHWLRAHGSDAEEILDRAQTHFEVQIAEAGGLPC from the coding sequence GTGATCCAGGAAGCGTGTGTGTCTCGGAAGCCGTGGGACCTGGCCTTCACGGCCGAACCTGAGGAAGTGGGCGCCTTGCGCCGCATCATGCGTCTACATCTGGGCGCCTGGGGATTGCACGATGTCACCGACGTGGCTCAACTCTGTGTAAGCGAGCTGGTGTCCAACGTTATTACGCACGTCGGCCCCGGCACGCCGGTCAGGCTCATGGTCTCCATGAACAGCACCCACCTACGCATCGAGGTCCACGACCCCGACACCCGCGCCCTGCCCACCCTCATGGAAGCGGGCTCCGACTCCGAGGGTGGACGGGGCATGGCTCTCGTCGATGCAGTTGCCGACCGCTGGGGTGTCCTGCTCCGGCCCGATCGGAAGGTGACCTGGTGTGAGTTGGAGACAGGGCTTGTCGCGCCGAACGGCCACGTGGGCGGAGCCGCTGTCACGCGAGCCGAGGCGCTGCTGAGCCTCTACGCGGCTGCCAGGCTGCCTCGTCAGGTGACTTCGGGCACCCTGAGTTCGGCGCTGGCTGAAGAGGCGGTGATTCACGCCATCACCGACTTCCTCCACTGGCTTCGGGCACATGGCAGCGATGCGGAGGAGATTTTGGACCGCGCGCAGACGCACTTCGAGGTGCAGATCGCAGAAGCCGGAGGCCTGCCCTGTTGA